One part of the Chryseobacterium mulctrae genome encodes these proteins:
- a CDS encoding quaternary amine ABC transporter ATP-binding protein, with protein sequence MDTIDTNRKVKLKVEDLTIIFGKNKEKALELLDKGFSKKEILEKTGCTVGINKASFEIYEGEFFVIMGLSGSGKSTLLRCLNRLNEPTAGKVYINNDNITDKNNKDLLEVRRTEMSMVFQKFGLLPHHTVLSNAAFGLEIRGESKTIREEKAQKALDIVGLNGFENQLPSQLSGGMQQRVGLARALANDPEVLLMDEAFSALDPLIKSEMQDQLLELQETLQKTIVFITHDLDEAIKIGDRIVIMKDGVIEQIGTAEDILTNPASDYVKAFVEKVDRKTIITAKSLMFDKPTVVRFRKDGPEGALRKMRTTGLETLPVVDFQNKFLGFVTLSDIVQIAKKKEPTVESVINSNVPSVYQEATVEEMLPLISGSKSAIAVVDETNKFLGLVTQLSLIIEATKYNEEEIIELKEIANNQ encoded by the coding sequence ATGGATACAATTGATACTAATCGAAAAGTAAAACTTAAAGTTGAAGATCTAACGATAATTTTCGGGAAAAATAAAGAAAAGGCGTTAGAACTTCTGGATAAAGGTTTTTCTAAAAAAGAGATTCTTGAAAAAACAGGATGCACAGTAGGAATTAATAAAGCAAGCTTTGAAATCTATGAAGGGGAATTCTTTGTTATTATGGGACTTTCAGGAAGCGGAAAATCAACTTTGCTGCGTTGTCTTAACAGACTGAATGAGCCGACTGCCGGAAAAGTATATATCAATAACGATAATATTACCGATAAAAATAATAAAGACCTTCTGGAAGTCAGAAGAACAGAAATGAGCATGGTGTTTCAGAAATTCGGATTGCTACCTCATCATACTGTTTTAAGCAATGCAGCGTTCGGACTTGAAATACGAGGAGAAAGCAAAACGATTCGTGAAGAAAAAGCGCAAAAAGCATTAGATATTGTAGGTTTAAATGGCTTTGAAAACCAATTGCCTTCACAGCTTTCAGGAGGTATGCAGCAAAGAGTCGGCTTAGCCAGAGCTCTAGCGAACGATCCCGAAGTTTTGTTGATGGATGAGGCTTTCTCTGCACTCGATCCGCTGATAAAATCTGAAATGCAGGATCAGCTTCTCGAATTACAGGAAACTCTACAGAAAACAATCGTCTTTATTACTCATGATCTGGATGAAGCCATCAAGATCGGAGACCGAATCGTCATTATGAAAGACGGTGTCATCGAACAAATAGGAACTGCAGAAGATATTTTAACCAATCCGGCAAGTGATTATGTAAAAGCTTTTGTAGAAAAAGTTGACCGTAAAACGATTATTACAGCGAAATCTCTAATGTTCGACAAGCCAACTGTAGTTCGTTTCAGAAAAGATGGTCCGGAAGGTGCCCTCAGAAAAATGAGAACCACAGGTTTGGAAACTTTACCCGTCGTAGATTTCCAAAATAAATTTCTGGGTTTTGTGACGCTGAGTGATATTGTTCAAATCGCAAAGAAAAAAGAACCAACTGTTGAATCGGTGATTAACAGTAATGTTCCTTCGGTATATCAGGAAGCAACCGTCGAAGAAATGCTCCCTTTAATTTCGGGAAGCAAATCAGCGATTGCTGTGGTAGATGAAACCAATAAATTTTTAGGACTGGTCACTCAATTATCTCTCATCATCGAGGCTACAAAGTATAATGAAGAAGAAATTATTGAATTAAAAGAAATCGCAAACAACCAATAA
- a CDS encoding DUF1304 domain-containing protein, with amino-acid sequence MEIVAKILIAVVALEHLYILWMEMFAWETKGKEVFKAALPAEMFKPTKGLAANQGLYNGFLAAGLIWSFFIEDEKWQTNIALFFLSCVAVAGIYGAISATKKIFFVQALPAILAIIAVLLK; translated from the coding sequence ATGGAAATCGTTGCCAAAATCTTAATCGCAGTTGTCGCTCTAGAACACCTTTACATTCTTTGGATGGAAATGTTTGCGTGGGAAACCAAAGGAAAAGAAGTTTTTAAAGCTGCTTTACCTGCCGAAATGTTTAAACCCACAAAAGGGTTGGCCGCCAATCAAGGTTTGTATAATGGTTTTTTAGCCGCAGGATTAATCTGGTCTTTTTTTATTGAAGATGAAAAATGGCAAACCAATATTGCTTTATTTTTCTTGAGTTGTGTGGCTGTAGCAGGAATTTATGGTGCCATTTCAGCGACTAAGAAGATTTTTTTCGTTCAGGCTTTGCCGGCAATTTTGGCGATTATTGCGGTGCTTTTGAAATAA
- a CDS encoding transposase, producing MLPHLSKDKRGFSTRFDLGKIFKLIIKRLKTGCQWRELSLKEYFSKETISWQLVYYYFNKWCKDGSFKRIWISLLQNNKRKLDLSSVQLDGSHTRSKTGGESVGYQGRKSSKTSNCIFLCDNQGQMLSMGKPISGEHHDLYNIEDTLEEIFGLLDAADIECKGLFLNADSGFDSKKLRDMLYKKEIIGNIKGNPRNRDTKNEKYFDNELYKRRFKIEKANAWLDSFKALLVRFETLNITWTNLHYLAFSILFLRKIKV from the coding sequence ATTTTACCTCATTTAAGCAAAGACAAACGAGGGTTTTCCACGAGATTTGATTTAGGAAAAATCTTTAAACTCATTATAAAACGATTGAAAACAGGCTGCCAATGGCGGGAATTAAGCCTCAAAGAATATTTTTCAAAAGAAACAATAAGCTGGCAATTAGTCTATTATTATTTCAATAAATGGTGTAAGGACGGCTCTTTCAAAAGAATTTGGATTTCTCTTCTTCAAAATAATAAAAGGAAATTAGATCTTTCCAGTGTCCAATTGGATGGAAGCCATACCCGAAGTAAAACAGGAGGAGAATCGGTAGGTTATCAGGGAAGAAAATCATCTAAGACCAGTAATTGTATTTTTCTCTGTGATAATCAGGGACAAATGCTTTCAATGGGAAAGCCAATAAGCGGTGAACATCATGATCTTTATAATATTGAAGATACTTTGGAAGAGATTTTCGGTCTTCTGGATGCTGCTGATATAGAGTGTAAGGGATTATTTCTTAATGCCGACTCTGGTTTTGACAGTAAAAAACTTAGAGATATGCTGTATAAAAAAGAAATTATTGGAAATATCAAAGGGAATCCTCGTAACAGGGATACAAAGAATGAAAAATATTTTGATAATGAGTTGTATAAAAGAAGATTCAAAATAGAAAAAGCAAATGCATGGCTTGATAGCTTCAAAGCTTTATTAGTAAGATTTGAGACTTTGAATATTACTTGGACAAATCTACATTATCTCGCTTTCTCTATTTTGTTTCTCAGAAAAATAAAAGTTTAA
- a CDS encoding Crp/Fnr family transcriptional regulator: MLEGDVCKFKYFVLEGCLRKFFVNEKGVEQTTEFAIENWWISDTFAFEKQVKTDFNIQSVENSTILVIDFHSQELLLQKHPVMERYFRMIYQTAYAAAEKRIRYIYEMTKEEYYVHFSTLYPWFIQRIPQYLLASFLGFTPEYLSEIRAKLRS, from the coding sequence ATGCTTGAAGGAGATGTTTGTAAATTCAAATATTTCGTTCTCGAAGGTTGTCTGAGAAAGTTTTTTGTAAATGAAAAAGGTGTAGAGCAAACCACAGAATTTGCCATCGAAAACTGGTGGATTTCCGACACTTTTGCTTTTGAAAAACAGGTGAAAACAGATTTTAATATTCAGTCTGTTGAAAATTCTACGATTTTAGTGATTGATTTCCATTCTCAGGAATTGTTGCTTCAAAAACATCCGGTGATGGAACGTTATTTCAGAATGATCTATCAAACCGCTTATGCAGCTGCTGAAAAAAGAATCCGCTATATTTATGAGATGACGAAGGAAGAATATTATGTGCATTTTAGTACTCTGTATCCTTGGTTTATCCAAAGAATTCCACAATATTTATTGGCTTCTTTTTTAGGTTTTACACCGGAATATTTAAGTGAAATAAGAGCAAAATTACGTTCTTAA
- a CDS encoding DoxX family protein translates to MTGKDSIFPQLFLRLTISMTMLSAVADRFGFWGDNSAWGNWGNFEKYTRQLTFFLPETLSAFSAYAATFLEILFPLMLILGLKTKIAAYGTGILLLVFALSMSIALGIKAPLDYSVWVGSAAAFLLATQKEFYFSIDTLTKKP, encoded by the coding sequence ATGACAGGCAAAGATTCTATATTTCCACAGTTATTTTTAAGGTTAACGATTTCGATGACGATGCTTTCTGCAGTGGCAGACAGATTTGGTTTTTGGGGTGACAACTCAGCTTGGGGAAACTGGGGAAACTTTGAAAAATATACTCGGCAATTAACGTTTTTTCTTCCCGAAACTCTAAGTGCGTTTTCTGCTTATGCCGCTACTTTTTTAGAAATACTTTTTCCTTTGATGCTGATCTTGGGTTTAAAAACAAAAATCGCAGCTTACGGAACCGGAATTTTATTGCTTGTTTTCGCTTTATCAATGAGTATTGCTTTGGGAATAAAAGCGCCTTTAGATTATTCGGTTTGGGTAGGAAGTGCAGCAGCTTTTTTATTGGCAACACAAAAAGAATTTTATTTTTCAATAGATACATTAACTAAAAAACCATAA
- a CDS encoding carboxymuconolactone decarboxylase family protein, with translation MSARINMATVDTAAYKAMMGLEGYLQTISLNHIQKELIKIRASQINGCAFCLDMHTKDAMKYGETPQRIYLLNAWREALDLYTEEEQVLLAMTEEITLISQKGLTEETYYKAKQLFDEGQIAQIIMAIVTINAWNRIAISTHLPIAK, from the coding sequence ATGAGTGCAAGAATTAATATGGCAACTGTAGACACTGCCGCTTACAAAGCAATGATGGGATTGGAAGGATATCTTCAAACCATTTCTTTAAACCATATTCAGAAAGAATTGATCAAAATAAGAGCGTCGCAAATCAACGGATGTGCTTTTTGTCTGGATATGCATACAAAAGACGCGATGAAATACGGCGAAACACCACAAAGAATTTATCTTTTAAACGCATGGAGAGAAGCGTTGGATCTTTATACAGAAGAGGAACAGGTGCTTTTAGCAATGACGGAAGAAATTACTTTGATCAGCCAAAAAGGTTTGACTGAAGAAACGTATTATAAGGCTAAGCAATTATTTGATGAAGGTCAGATCGCTCAAATTATCATGGCGATTGTTACCATAAATGCTTGGAACAGAATTGCAATTTCTACACATTTGCCGATCGCAAAGTAG
- a CDS encoding aldo/keto reductase — protein MQYRKLGNTDLELSVITHGAFAIGGNMWGGNEKQDSINSIHASLDHGVTSIDTAPFYGFGLSEEMIGEAIKGKDRSKIQLLTKFGLVWDGSNNGKGEFFFDANDDGKIIPVYKFASKENIIKEVEESLKRLGTDYIDLLQLHWPDSTTPISETMEAMELLIQQGKIRAAGVSNYSVEQMEEANQTFKLASNQVSYSMLNRAIENDLVPYSLENNSGIIVYSPMERGLLTGKYFKEDQLKENDHRNGYFSQFDLDKVKKFLEKIEPIAQDKGTTLSQLVLRWTTLQPTITVVLAGARNAQQAIENAKAMSFDLSQEELNFINSELSQL, from the coding sequence ATGCAATATAGAAAATTAGGAAACACAGATCTAGAACTTTCAGTGATCACTCACGGAGCGTTTGCGATTGGTGGAAATATGTGGGGTGGAAATGAAAAACAAGATTCCATCAACTCAATCCATGCTTCTCTAGATCATGGTGTAACTTCCATTGATACTGCACCTTTTTATGGTTTCGGATTGAGTGAGGAAATGATCGGTGAAGCTATCAAAGGAAAAGACCGTTCGAAAATCCAGTTATTAACAAAATTCGGATTGGTTTGGGATGGAAGCAATAATGGAAAAGGTGAATTTTTCTTCGATGCAAATGATGACGGCAAAATAATTCCTGTGTATAAATTTGCTTCAAAAGAAAACATTATCAAAGAAGTTGAGGAAAGTTTAAAAAGATTGGGAACAGATTACATCGATCTTTTACAATTGCATTGGCCCGATTCTACAACGCCGATTAGTGAAACGATGGAAGCGATGGAATTGCTCATTCAACAAGGAAAAATCCGTGCAGCAGGTGTTAGTAATTATTCTGTTGAGCAAATGGAAGAAGCCAATCAAACATTCAAATTAGCAAGCAATCAGGTTTCTTACAGCATGCTTAACCGTGCAATTGAAAATGATTTAGTTCCTTATTCTTTAGAAAATAATTCGGGAATTATCGTTTACAGTCCAATGGAAAGAGGCCTTTTAACCGGAAAATATTTTAAAGAAGATCAATTAAAAGAAAACGATCACAGAAACGGATATTTTTCACAGTTCGATTTAGATAAAGTAAAAAAATTCTTAGAAAAAATAGAACCTATCGCACAAGACAAAGGAACTACTCTTTCTCAATTGGTTTTACGTTGGACAACTTTACAACCCACAATTACAGTGGTTTTAGCAGGAGCAAGAAACGCTCAACAAGCCATTGAAAATGCAAAAGCAATGTCTTTTGATCTATCTCAGGAAGAATTGAATTTTATTAACTCTGAGCTATCTCAACTTTAA
- a CDS encoding type 1 glutamine amidotransferase domain-containing protein, which yields MKKLALLILALFTVGFIQSQTKKSKNMKKKILFVVTSHDKKGDTGEETGYYLGEVSHPWEVLHKAGYEIDFVSPKGGTPPVDGFDLKDSVNKEFWESKDKSKIDQSLQPSQVNPNDYSTIFYAGGHGAMWDFADNTELSKIASKIYENGGIVAAVCHGPAGLVNIKLNSGKYLVDGKKINAFTNEEEAEVKLTNVVPFLLEDKLKERGAKFEKSRLWENHVVSDQRVITGQNPQSAKSVGEAILKELNK from the coding sequence ATGAAAAAATTAGCATTATTAATTCTTGCATTATTTACAGTAGGATTCATACAATCACAAACCAAAAAATCAAAAAATATGAAAAAGAAAATTCTGTTTGTCGTGACCAGTCATGACAAAAAAGGTGACACCGGCGAAGAAACCGGATACTATCTTGGTGAAGTTTCGCATCCTTGGGAAGTTCTTCACAAAGCCGGTTACGAAATTGATTTTGTAAGCCCGAAAGGCGGAACTCCGCCTGTTGATGGATTTGATTTAAAAGATTCTGTCAATAAAGAATTCTGGGAAAGTAAAGACAAAAGTAAAATCGACCAATCTTTACAGCCTTCACAAGTAAATCCAAATGATTATTCTACCATTTTTTATGCAGGAGGTCACGGCGCAATGTGGGATTTTGCGGACAATACAGAATTATCAAAAATTGCTTCAAAAATTTATGAGAACGGAGGAATTGTAGCTGCAGTTTGCCACGGTCCGGCTGGTTTGGTGAATATTAAATTGAATAGCGGAAAGTATTTGGTTGACGGTAAAAAAATTAACGCTTTCACCAATGAAGAGGAAGCTGAAGTAAAATTAACAAACGTAGTTCCTTTTCTTTTGGAAGATAAACTGAAAGAAAGAGGTGCGAAATTTGAAAAATCTAGACTTTGGGAAAATCATGTTGTAAGCGACCAAAGAGTAATTACAGGACAAAATCCTCAGTCTGCAAAAAGTGTGGGTGAAGCTATTTTAAAGGAATTAAATAAATAA
- a CDS encoding putative quinol monooxygenase produces the protein MKIYLTAIIKAKEEHRTEILEVLQNMVTETRKEEANELYTLHQGIEDKNHFVFYEIWKNEEGLKQHNEQPYIKAFGDLVDEKLQEKPQIYLTEII, from the coding sequence ATGAAAATCTATCTTACCGCAATAATAAAAGCAAAAGAAGAGCACAGAACCGAAATTTTGGAAGTTCTTCAAAATATGGTAACAGAAACCAGAAAAGAAGAAGCCAACGAGCTGTACACACTTCATCAAGGAATTGAAGATAAAAATCATTTTGTTTTCTACGAAATATGGAAAAATGAAGAAGGATTGAAACAGCATAACGAACAGCCTTACATTAAAGCCTTTGGAGATTTAGTTGATGAAAAGTTGCAGGAAAAACCACAGATTTATTTAACTGAAATTATTTAA
- a CDS encoding NAD(P)H-dependent oxidoreductase, with product MKKVLIINGGQNFGHSGGKYNQTIAENTLEVLKKFENVEVKISNVSDNYNKNEEVEKFVWADYIIYHTPIWWFQLPNGLKKYIDEVFTAGHAKGIYMSDGRTSENPKINYGTGGMLGGRKYMVTTSWNAPETAFTLPGEFFNETSVDNGPLFGFHRMNAFVSLEKMESFHFHDVEKNANIERDMKLYREHLTNVFEKELKPQLV from the coding sequence ATGAAAAAAGTATTAATCATCAACGGTGGACAAAACTTCGGACATTCAGGAGGAAAATATAATCAGACAATTGCAGAAAACACATTGGAAGTTTTAAAAAAATTCGAAAATGTAGAAGTGAAAATCAGCAATGTAAGCGACAATTACAATAAAAACGAAGAAGTAGAAAAATTTGTCTGGGCAGATTATATTATTTACCACACTCCGATTTGGTGGTTTCAGTTGCCGAATGGTTTGAAAAAATATATCGATGAAGTTTTCACAGCCGGTCATGCAAAAGGAATTTATATGAGCGACGGTAGAACTTCTGAAAATCCGAAGATCAACTACGGAACCGGAGGAATGTTGGGTGGAAGAAAATATATGGTTACTACAAGCTGGAATGCACCGGAAACAGCCTTCACACTTCCCGGAGAATTTTTCAACGAAACAAGTGTAGACAATGGACCATTATTTGGTTTTCACAGAATGAATGCATTCGTTTCTTTAGAAAAAATGGAAAGTTTCCACTTCCATGATGTAGAGAAAAATGCAAATATCGAGCGCGATATGAAATTATACAGAGAACATCTTACAAACGTTTTTGAAAAAGAACTAAAACCACAATTAGTCTAA
- a CDS encoding metallophosphoesterase family protein — protein sequence MIQIAVFGDVHGNLPALETVLNDIEERGIRQKFCLGDLGDFAPWGNEVIEKIRSLNIPCLMGNHDERIAFDIPVIPLIKHSEEETAARFLAIDHSKKYITKENKTFLSELPFHLKLNYKIGEKHWNIQLVHSSLESNDTYLYESENDEIFQNMLSKSQSDVIMMGHTHMSFKKYFNGKWAINSGSVGRSREENRLASYVILTLDEEKITPEIIQLNYPLEKVAQEIEKSEIPNYYASFLRNEKLSVF from the coding sequence ATGATTCAAATTGCGGTTTTTGGTGATGTGCATGGAAATCTTCCAGCTTTGGAGACGGTTTTAAATGATATTGAAGAAAGAGGAATTCGTCAAAAATTTTGTTTGGGAGACCTCGGAGATTTTGCTCCTTGGGGAAATGAAGTAATTGAAAAAATCAGGAGTTTGAATATCCCTTGTTTAATGGGAAATCATGATGAGAGAATTGCTTTTGATATCCCTGTAATTCCTTTAATCAAGCATTCTGAAGAAGAAACCGCTGCTAGATTTTTAGCTATTGATCACTCCAAAAAATACATTACAAAAGAAAACAAAACATTTTTATCAGAATTACCTTTTCATTTAAAACTAAATTATAAGATAGGCGAAAAACATTGGAATATTCAGTTGGTGCATTCCAGTTTAGAAAGTAATGATACCTATTTATATGAATCAGAAAATGATGAGATTTTTCAAAATATGCTCAGTAAATCTCAGTCTGATGTAATTATGATGGGGCACACTCATATGTCATTTAAAAAATATTTTAATGGAAAATGGGCAATTAACAGTGGTTCTGTTGGTCGCTCGAGAGAAGAAAACCGATTGGCTTCTTATGTAATCCTGACTTTGGATGAAGAAAAAATCACTCCTGAAATTATTCAATTAAATTATCCGCTCGAAAAAGTTGCTCAGGAAATCGAGAAAAGTGAGATTCCGAATTATTATGCTTCTTTCTTAAGAAATGAAAAGCTATCAGTATTCTGA
- a CDS encoding LysR family transcriptional regulator — MVNLEWYRTFKAIYKTGTLTGAADSLFISQPGVSLHLGSLEAYVGYKLFDRTGRKMIPTERGKVLFNAISEPLTKLEEVEKNFQKSTEKHTPTISVGMCFETFQTTLEQYVSTLDFNLIISFGEYPEMLDQLDKGILDLIITPKKGTSPNILHEAFSSEQIILVGGKDIDTESFGEILKTKDLQKIESWLKNEKWYGTTGDMEHLFQFWLMNFGHKPNFRPNYIVPNLNSIIRCLKGGTGLAVVPDFLCKNEIESGEIQLIWEGDKKLENTLYFGCRKKTMYQSEIDHIKGLFRQVMSGVEV, encoded by the coding sequence ATGGTTAATTTAGAATGGTACCGCACTTTTAAAGCGATTTATAAAACCGGAACGTTAACCGGAGCGGCAGATTCTCTCTTTATTTCGCAACCCGGAGTAAGTTTGCATTTAGGTTCGCTTGAAGCTTATGTTGGATACAAATTATTTGACAGAACCGGAAGGAAAATGATTCCGACTGAGAGAGGAAAGGTCTTGTTTAATGCAATTTCAGAACCTTTGACAAAGCTCGAAGAAGTTGAAAAAAACTTTCAAAAGTCTACCGAAAAACATACACCAACCATCAGTGTCGGAATGTGTTTTGAGACTTTTCAAACCACTTTGGAACAGTATGTTTCAACGCTGGATTTTAATTTAATTATCAGTTTTGGTGAGTATCCTGAAATGTTGGACCAGCTGGATAAAGGGATTTTAGATTTAATTATCACTCCCAAAAAAGGAACTTCGCCCAATATTCTGCATGAAGCATTTTCTTCTGAACAAATTATTTTGGTAGGCGGAAAAGATATTGATACAGAAAGTTTTGGTGAGATTTTAAAAACCAAAGATCTTCAAAAAATTGAAAGCTGGCTGAAAAACGAAAAATGGTACGGTACAACCGGAGATATGGAGCATCTTTTTCAATTTTGGCTGATGAATTTCGGGCATAAACCTAATTTCAGACCCAATTATATTGTTCCAAACTTAAATTCGATTATCCGTTGTCTGAAAGGCGGAACCGGATTGGCCGTCGTTCCTGATTTTTTATGTAAAAATGAAATTGAAAGTGGTGAAATACAACTGATTTGGGAAGGCGATAAAAAACTGGAAAACACTCTTTACTTTGGCTGCCGAAAAAAGACGATGTATCAATCTGAAATCGACCACATCAAAGGACTTTTCAGACAAGTGATGAGTGGAGTTGAGGTTTGA
- a CDS encoding ABC-F family ATP-binding cassette domain-containing protein: MLFLHNISFGFPAGNLLFNSINLTIPTHSKSALVGSNGTGKSTLLKILANEIEPLAGNVNIQGDIFYVPQMFGNFNDLTVAECLKIDKKLDALQKITNGEVDEIYFETLNEDWNIEECCQNALQYWKLEDLDLNQTLESLSGGQKTKVFLAGIQINQPEIILLDEPTNHLDLEGRNLLYDFIEKTNSTVVIVSHDRTLLNLVDTIFELSNQGISTYGGNYDFYAEQKEIENEALQNDIHSKERALRKAKEKERETLERKQKLDARGKGKQEKSGVARIMMNTLRNNAEKNSSKLKSVHAEKINDISGDLRDLRSSVRNADQMKVNFNDSNLHSGKILISVEEINFKYHEENLWKENLNLEIRSGDRISIKGSNGSGKTTLIKLLLEDLKPSFGTIVKSDFQTIYIDQEYSLIDRNATVYEFAEQFNDNAMPESEVKTLLSRFLFGKETWDKIGDVLSGGERLRLLLCGLSISNKAPDMIILDEPTNNLDLQNVEILTNSIKDYHGTLLVISHDEVFLEQIGVDKEIIL; encoded by the coding sequence ATGCTTTTTCTACACAATATATCCTTTGGGTTTCCTGCGGGAAATCTACTTTTTAATTCTATCAATTTAACGATACCCACTCACTCAAAATCGGCTTTGGTCGGAAGTAATGGAACGGGGAAATCTACCCTGCTGAAAATTTTGGCGAACGAAATTGAACCTTTGGCAGGTAATGTCAATATTCAAGGTGACATTTTTTATGTTCCACAAATGTTTGGAAATTTTAATGACTTGACGGTTGCGGAATGTTTGAAAATCGATAAAAAACTCGACGCCCTTCAAAAAATAACGAATGGCGAAGTGGATGAAATTTATTTTGAAACTTTAAATGAAGATTGGAACATCGAAGAATGTTGTCAAAATGCCTTGCAATATTGGAAACTTGAAGATTTAGATTTAAACCAAACTTTGGAAAGTTTGAGTGGCGGACAAAAAACAAAGGTTTTTCTTGCAGGAATTCAAATCAATCAGCCTGAAATTATTTTACTCGATGAACCTACAAATCATCTCGATTTGGAAGGTCGAAATCTGTTGTATGATTTTATTGAAAAAACAAATTCAACGGTTGTGATTGTGAGTCATGACCGAACTTTGCTCAATTTAGTTGATACTATTTTTGAACTGAGCAATCAGGGGATTTCAACATACGGTGGAAATTATGATTTTTATGCCGAACAAAAAGAAATTGAAAATGAAGCTTTGCAAAATGACATTCATTCTAAAGAACGTGCTTTGAGAAAAGCTAAAGAAAAGGAACGGGAAACTTTGGAGCGAAAGCAAAAACTCGATGCGCGAGGAAAAGGAAAGCAGGAAAAATCGGGTGTTGCAAGGATTATGATGAATACACTTCGTAATAATGCGGAGAAAAATTCTTCAAAATTAAAGTCTGTTCATGCCGAGAAAATCAATGATATTTCTGGTGATTTGCGGGATTTGCGTTCGTCAGTGAGAAATGCTGACCAAATGAAAGTGAATTTTAATGATTCGAATCTGCATTCGGGAAAAATTTTGATTTCGGTGGAAGAAATTAATTTTAAATATCATGAAGAAAATCTTTGGAAAGAAAATCTTAATCTTGAAATCAGAAGTGGAGACCGAATTTCTATCAAAGGTTCGAATGGTTCCGGGAAAACGACTTTGATAAAACTGTTGTTGGAAGATTTAAAACCTTCTTTCGGAACTATTGTGAAGTCAGATTTTCAGACGATTTATATTGACCAAGAATATTCTTTGATAGATAGAAATGCAACGGTTTATGAATTTGCCGAACAGTTCAATGATAATGCAATGCCAGAATCTGAAGTGAAAACATTGTTGTCAAGATTTTTATTCGGAAAGGAAACTTGGGATAAAATAGGTGATGTTCTGAGTGGTGGAGAACGTCTGCGACTTTTGCTTTGCGGACTTTCCATCAGCAATAAAGCTCCCGATATGATTATTCTCGATGAACCGACGAATAATTTAGACCTTCAGAATGTAGAAATTCTGACGAATTCTATTAAAGATTATCATGGAACTTTGCTGGTGATTTCGCATGATGAAGTTTTTTTAGAACAAATTGGAGTTGATAAAGAGATTATTCTATAA